GCGAGGGGAGGTGGGGATAGCGGAACCGCTGATATTGAGAATCAGGGAGACTGGAATCCGCTTGGAGTACCGGCATGGTGGGACTGCACACCGTAGCAGCCTTGCACGGCTTGCCCATCAACGCATGCTGGCTGGCGTCCGCTGGCAAGCAATCGGCGGTGGCTGCCACCGTTCCCGTTGCCATCGCCGAACCTTCCGCGCATTCCCCCGACGCTGACAATGCCGCTCCCGCCTGTCCCAGGAAGGCCAGACAAACGAACAGCGAAAGGAGAAGGCGGACTGCAGCGGTCATACAAGGGGGGACGGACGCCCCGGCAATGGCGCAAGCATGACGAAGACTATATCAAAGTATTCGCGCTGATCGGCAACATTGAATTGAACGTTGCGTGAGAAGGCGGCCGAAGTTCGATCATCCGTCCACCGCTGCTTGCGCAGTGCATCGCAGCAATTTCCGCATGATGCCGGCGTATCGGCACGCGGCTGCGTCGCCCCGGGCGGTCCCGGATGGGTTTCACGCGTCAGGGGCACGCGAGCTGATCGCTGAATCGACGTGTCAGGTGGGGTGGCGGCGACGACTCCACGTCCGCGTTCGCGCCCCGGGAGTGGCGATGACAAGCGTAGCTCGTCATCGCTGCGGCGCGAGCCACCCCAACAGCCGTGGCCCATACCAGGCACTGAGCACGAGGAGGAGAGCTGTAACGCCGAAATTCCACAGGAGAACCATCACCGTTGCGTCGAGCGGATGGAGTAGTGACAGCGCTATCGTTGTCACGGCCGAACGGAGACCGCCCATTATCGCTACGGGCACCGGCGCGAAGCGCGCTGCGTGGCGCAGCATCGCAAGCATCAGTAGTGACAGCGGCGTGCCGGTGAGGGTCAGCGTGGCGAAGCAGCGCGCGGTTTCCCCGGCGGATATACCGTCCGGCCCAATTTTGATCCAATTGGTGAGGCACCCGTAACCGATGGTAGCTATCCACACGGCGAGTGCGGGCGCGGGAAGCAGCAACCACCGCCGTGAGCGGCCCGGAACGCTGACGATGAAAGCGGCCACCGCGGCGAGAACGCCGGTGGTTGCTGCTGC
This window of the Burkholderia contaminans genome carries:
- a CDS encoding NrsF family protein, giving the protein MTSTQDLIESLVAEAKPVRRLLPPTLRAACWLAFAALILTLVALEHGVRPDLMNKLGQPTFVTGVAAATTGVLAAVAAFIVSVPGRSRRWLLLPAPALAVWIATIGYGCLTNWIKIGPDGISAGETARCFATLTLTGTPLSLLMLAMLRHAARFAPVPVAIMGGLRSAVTTIALSLLHPLDATVMVLLWNFGVTALLLVLSAWYGPRLLGWLAPQR